From one Brachypodium distachyon strain Bd21 chromosome 4, Brachypodium_distachyon_v3.0, whole genome shotgun sequence genomic stretch:
- the LOC100822671 gene encoding uncharacterized protein LOC100822671: MAAMEAHNLRFVRCPKCLQLLVEYPSIPVYRCGGCSTVLRAKNRGGPVTHADPGSGERTSSPCSVEGSPQNSKPICLDEQKVVSSNVPHSEGVVEGNISDGGKDDNSYGSVDPERNMPVGEGATPGELGGEENCHPLIDGNARNPQLLIKGEDDKGTEASSSVMLIENGQNIETSENENGEKGSGMDDANDASVGREVADVHTMAGEELGADSGNNMEGEIESVAEQTYSDSNGNQNMNCQEIQPYEGLHIGSYEDLIEELERSLSLSDDEEDFLDVVDSNGLNDALHNQFGSRRFLSGGKMNDDPRSDPHGRLIEELERSFGDVEEPFEEHYIAVADKDVADKIHGKEHDEDPQLRVDGSADACEGSMSSFDGGLIKSGQSFEQKELAAAGAKEKEEAPIEGDNKVDHVHGNGHVMVTNKKEEACIEGNNMVDCVHGNEHVMVTNKKEEATIEGNNKVDCVHGHENVMVTNEVNAARIHENEDEKDLQYLDTESANPCEGSTSSFDDGHLKSGQCFQQNKLTIGDSKESEEDLAEGDSKIDCIHANEPVVVTNKDIAETILVNEHDKDPQYLDNESANLCEGVTSSFSDGHPNSGQNFEQQELTSDGTEEKKEGHMENDNTAICVQADDAASVTGFSSLSSERIHGKSPSFPTFDKKKEEISSQYRASLLRQGLSLDSEDFESIQKFIESQMDGTSSSLSSGSPNQGDLVLKTSNKFKAVDQLERLKKMDDLRDQLNRLSSQKGLEKRYQKKGLEYQPRQLNSYDAEQQFQSVDADSIPSSCTLDSYYGHAKPPRYPPPNPFSPPHSCANCRFGHVQTHIPHSYDAWELNSYYQSSYAGSSVLDHDSLKSSFKEQKPVVRKHILRPLSGASPYTVCNSCFHLVQMPSDIYMSKRKIGKMQCGRCSKVIVLSVPAVTHTDGNFSKEVARKSSKPDDRTVARTESASYPVSVSEEYGPSFTRSFSTQAGSALDASQSSKKVSDSALHRLMGYDSASQLLRHSRAFERRSRVFDDGYESFESMVPVSSRVSRRKNK; this comes from the exons ATGGCCGCCATGGAAGCTCACAATCTGCGGTTCGTCAGGTGCCCCAAGTGCCTCCAGCTTCTGGTGGAGTACCCGTCCATCCCGGTCTACCGGTGCGGCGGCTGCAGCACTGTTCTTCGAG CGAAGAATCGAGGTGGGCCGGTGACACATGCCGATCCGGGATCTGGTGAGCGGACCAGCTCTCCATGTAGTGTCGAAGGATCCCCGCAGAACAGCAAGCCGATTTGCTTGGATGAACAGAAAGTTGTCTCCTCTAATGTGCCGCATAGCGAAGGTGTGGTGGAGGGAAACATTTCGGATGGCGGCAAGGATGATAACTCCTATGGTAGTGTTGATCCGGAAAGAAATATGCCCGTTGGGGAGGGCGCGACACCTGGTGAGCTTGGTGGTGAGGAGAACTGTCATCCGCTTATTGATGGAAATGCTCGAAACCCTCAGCTTCTGATCAAAGGGGAAGATGACAAAGGTACCGAAGCTAGTTCTAGTGTTATGTTGATAGAAAATGGACAGAATATTGAGACAAGTGAAAATGAGAATGGGGAGAAGGGTTCCGGTATGGATGATGCAAACGATGCAAGTGTTGGCAGAGAAGTTGCTGATGTCCATACCATGGCAGGTGAGGAATTGGGAGCTGATTCTGGCAACAATATGGAAGGGGAAATAGAGAGTGTGGCCGAGCAAACATATTCTGATAGCAATGGCAATCAAAATATGAATTGCCAAGAGATACAACCATACGAGGGTTTGCATATTGGATCTTATGAAGATCTGATTGAAGAATTGGAGAGGTCTCTGTCATTGAGTGATGACGAGGAAGACTTTCTGGATGTAGTTGACAGCAATGGGCTTAATGATGCTCTTCATAACCAATTTGGTAGTCGAAGGTTTTTGTCAGGGGGCAAAATGAATGATGACCCTCGAAGTGATCCTCATGGTCGATTGATCGAAGAACTGGAGAGGTCTTTTGGTGATGTAGAAGAGCCGTTTGAAGAACACTATATTGCGGTTGCAGACAAAGATGTTGCAGATAAAATTCATGGAAAGGAGCATGATGAGGATCCACAACTCCGGGTTGATGGAAGTGCAGATGCATGTGAAGGAAGTATGTCTTCCTTTGATGGCGGACTTATAAAATCTGGACAAAGTTTTGAACAAAAAGAGCTAGCAGCTGCTGGCGCTAAGGAAAAGGAAGAGGCCCCCATAGAAGGTGATAATAAGGTTGACCATGTTCATGGGAATGGGCATGTCATGGttacaaacaaaaaggaagaggCCTGCATAGAAGGTAATAATATGGTCGACTGTGTTCATGGGAATGAGCATGTCATGGttacaaacaaaaaggaagaggCCACCATAGAAGGTAATAATAAGGTTGACTGTGTTCATGGGCATGAGAATGTCATGGTTACAAACGAAGTCAATGCAGCAAGAATTCATGAGAATGAGGATGAGAAGGATCTGCAGTACCTGGACACTGAAAGTGCAAATCCATGTGAAGGAAGCACCTCTTCCTTTGATGATGGACATCTCAAATCTGGACAATGCTTTCAACAAAACAAGCTAACAATTGGTGACAGTAAAGAGAGCGAAGAGGATCTTGCAGAAGGGGACAGTAAGATTGACTGTATTCATGCGAATGAGCCTGTCGTGGTTACAAACAAGGACATTGCAGAAACAATTCTTGTGAATGAACATGATAAGGATCCACAGTACCTGGACAATGAAAGTGCAAATCTATGTGAAGGAGTCACCTCTTCATTCAGTGATGGACATCCCAACTCTGGACAAAATTTTGAACAGCAGGAGCTAACTTCTGATGGcactgaagaaaagaaagagggcCATATGGAAAATGACAATACAGCTATCTGTGTTCAAGCTGACGATGCAGCATCTGTTACTGgtttttcaagtttgtcaagtgagaggattcatggcaaatcACCTAGCTTTCCTACCTTCgataagaagaaagaagagataTCGTCCCAATACAGAGCTAGTCTACTTCGTCAAGGACTTTCTCTTGATTCTGAAGACTTCGAGTCAATCCAAAAGTTTATCGAGTCACAAATGGATGGGACCTCAAGTTCTCTCTCAAGCGGGTCTCCAAATCAAGGAGATTTGGTGCTGAAAACATCAAACAAGTTCAAGGCTGTTGATCAACTTGAGCGCCTCAAGAAGATGGATGATTTAAGAGATCAGCTAAATAGGCTTTCTAGCCAGAAGGGCTTGGAGAAAAGGTACCAGAAGAAAGGCCTTGAATACCAGCCGCGACAACTGAATAGCTATGATGCCGAGCAACAGTTTCAAAGTGTTGATGCTGATTCCATCCCAAGTTCCTGTACTCTAGACTCCTATTATGGCCATGCAAAGCCACCAAGGTATCCCCCACCAAATCCTTTCTCACCACCCCATTCATGTGCAAACTGCCGTTTTGGACATGTGCAAACGCACATCCCTCACAGCTACGATGCTTGGGAGTTAAATTCATATTACCAGTCCTCATATGCTGGTAGCTCAGTCCTTGACCATGATTCGCTCAAGTCGAGCTTCAAGGAACAGAAGCCAGTGGTGAGAAAGCATATTTTACGGCCTCTGTCAGGTGCCTCACCATACACGGTATGCAACAGCTGTTTCCATTTGGTTCAAATGCCATCAGACATCTACATGTCAAAAAGAAAGATTGGGAAGATGCAGTGTGGTCGATGCTCCAAGGTTATTGTGTTATCAGTTCCTGCTGTAACTCACACCGATGGAAATTTCAGCAAGGAAGTAGCCCGAAAATCAAGCAAGCCCGATGACAGAACAGTTGCTAGAACTGAGAGTGCTTCTTATCCTGTTAGTGTAAGTGAAGAGTATGGACCATCCTTCACTAGAAGCTTCTCTACACAAGCAGGATCAGCCCTTGATGCCTCACAGAGTAGCAAGAAGGTTTCAGACTCCGCACTTCACCGACTCATGGGGTATGATTCAGCTAGCCAGTTGTTACGTCACAGCAGGGCGTTTGAACGTCGCAGCAGGGTGTTTGATGATGGATATGAGAGCTTTGAGTCAATGGTGCCGGTGTCCAGCAGAGTGTCCAGAAGAAAGAACAAGTGA